Within the Miscanthus floridulus cultivar M001 chromosome 17, ASM1932011v1, whole genome shotgun sequence genome, the region TAGTGCACAATAAAAGACGACGTGGCTCCTGGAGATGCGCAGTTTTGGTATATGGGAGTAAGGTTTATTATGGTAGATATGTAAAGTTATTGATGACTACGAGGACAGTCCCAACGCTTGAAATTACATATAGTTTTTATACCTATTAATTTCTATCGACACGTATAGAAAATTATAATCTTAATGGATAGTTTCTAcataatatttttttatctaaTCATATACATTCTCTCTCAATTCTCTACCAATCATATCCCTTTATGTATTGATTCTcagtgtagacatggtttctaatttagacccggtttctataatttttgctctctctctttaataACTatgttgccacatcagcaaaatagCTTAGGTGAATCGTACCATTAATATCCATAGAAACTACGAATGGTTTCAGTATTGGGAGTGTCCGGACTCATCCAAACATTATCAGCCCTGTTCGGCTAGTACACAAAAATTACTGTATACCAACGGGTTCTGGCTAATTTAATATTGTTATGTGAGAGAATAAGCTAAAATAAACTGAAACAAGTGAGACAAGTCGACACGGTTTACCACGCAAAGCTAATTAAAAGCAAGTGAGAGTCGAGGGAAAGGACAATCGATGACGGTAACTTCAAGAAGGAACGAAGAAGCCAGGACACATTGGGCCCTCCCTGGCTCGAAGGGATAGGAAGGGGCAAAACGGTAACCCAACAGAAATCCGATTTGAAGAAACTCGAGCCCAGCGCAAAAGAGACGAGCTGctgtgacgacgatgatgatgattaaAAATAAGCAAGGACCATGATGACGAATCGATAAGCCGGAGGGGGACAGCCGGGCCGGCGGGCGAGGAGGCGAGGAGCCGAGGAGGATTGGATAGATTGGTTGGCCCGTGCTTATCCACTATCCCCCTCATCCGGTCATGCTCCTGCGCTGCTGTGTTTGGGGGCGACCTGAACTGACTGACCCCCTCCGATCCTCTGCGACGCGTGGCCGTGTGGTACCGCCTGCCTGCCTCTGCAGAGCTGGCGGGCATTGCGTGACGCACGACGCAGGTCGCCGCGGGCCAAACGCTGCTGCAGCCCATGCACTGCGAGACTGCGACTGCTTGGTGAAGAACGGCCGTGGAGTGGAGCTGGAGCACGCGCCGAGGAGAGCTGCCAAAGGCACCCACCCATAATAAATGGAAATGGACCGACGACGACCGGGCAGCAAACCCGTTGTTTCCCTCGCAATGCAAGCGAAGCAAAGCGTTTTCTAGTTTCCACCAGTCTTCAATGGCACCACGTTCTGCGCTGAATTTTCTACGGAGTAGTATTGGTCTTGTCTTTTCAGAAATATAAAACGGCTATAGGTCTTCGTCGTGTTGGATTAGtttataaaccgtacttttttgaacaatatttttttcttaataaattaaccaacagtactttcaaccatggcaACCTAGTGAACAGGCACTTGGtgttttgcaaaaattttcaagattctccgtcacatcgaatctttagacgcatgcacgaagcattaaatataaataaaaaataaaactaattacacagtttagacaaaattcatgagacgaatcttttaagcctaattagactatgattgaacactaattatcaaataacaacgaaaatgctacagtatcatTTGCTAAaaattttcgcgaactaaacgagaCCTTGGTCGGAGAGAATGGCGACGCCGCCGAGGGCCCCTTTCTCCTTCGGAGAAAACAACGCCATGGCCCATCCCGTGGCAATGCTCGGCAAACCTCAGCGCCGCGCCGGAGACCTGACGAGGGAGTGTACGTCGAGCGCAACGAATCCTGGATCCTGGGACGATACTGTACACGGTATAGGTTGTTGGAGCCGTATGTACGTGGGCGACCTGAGGTCTCAGGACGCGACGCGCGGCTTCCTTCCCTGTTCCCTCCTAGTCAGCACCTGATCTCCCCCCTGGCCCCTGCTCGTCATCTGCCCGTCCGCGGTCCGCCTGCAACCCTCCCTGGCGGCCGTCGGCGTGCTTATCCTCTAGCACGACTATTTTAATGGAGGAGTACAGGACTGTGTCCTTGTGCCTTAGGCGTTGAACCTGTGAAGCGTTGCAGCTGCTGTACCAAACAGAAAAAAACATGTAATTCTAGTGATCAAATCTTGTCTTAAAAAATATGTAATTATAAGTTAGAGATCACCTTTTTTTAATAGGACCTACCAATTAAAAATATTCCTACATAATAAAAAACTACCTTCCATGATAAGAATATTTTAGAAGATAATAACTTCTAAAATGACAGAGGAAGAGCAAATATGTAATTTTATATCTGCGCTAATGTGGGTGGGTGGGTTGGGGGGAAGTATCTCATAATTCTCAGCATTGCGATTTGCGAAGAGCTCGGGCGTGGCGTTCAGCTTCCTTGGGATTGGATGGGCCCGTTAGACGGTGGTGATAAAATACACATACGCGACCGCCTGAAAATGCTGTTGttcaactgttttttttttttttttgacaatctGTTGTTCAACTGGTTTGCTGTGCTGTACAGGATGGTGCAGACTGCAGTTCTCCCTGTAATCTTTGGCCCATGACCCGTTATCCTACCTATACGTATTCATTCACGTGTACGTACTAATTGGTACCTGAATGAATGTCTGCTTCTTGTGCCGTGCGAGTCGGTCGCCTTTCAGCTAGCCCTTCCAACTATTTTATCCGTGTGGGACTGCCAATCCGAGTTCTGGTTCGTATTTATCCCCAGTACGATCGATCGAGTAGGAGTAGCACACCAGCAGCACAAGTTGAGACCAACATTAATTTCGATTTCGATCCCTCCTTAGACAAGAGTCAGGATCTAGGTTACCTGGCTATCTCTTTAGCTTATTCGTATAATCGTATCGCTTTTGGAAAATTTATATAGTCGTGTATGATGTGTTATATTAATAGTGGTTAAAAAATTCATATAGCATTGTACCACGCTAGCTACCAATCTAGGTTACCTGGCTCGAAGGCCAGATGACCGTGCAAGTCCAGCCAATTTCTCCGTCGAAAGAGCAATTTCGAGCTGGCGATCAGAAAGTGTCGCCTGACAAACATTCTGAGAATTTCACAGAAGCTGAAAGAAGTAAGAGAACGTTGGAGCGTTGAAGCATCGAGCCATGCCATTGTGTGAATCGAtgctgaagaaaaaaaaaatacaagcatcgagtagtgttcttgcttcgaTGCTAAACAAATAAAAAATTATTTCTCAACTGATGGATGTGTGAAGGCAGAGAAAGGAATGTTGTAAAGTTCTGACAATTTTGGACACCCACATGCCCTCAAGCATCAATGCAAAACGCTGTAATCGATCCATGGTTTTTGGCCATCGGCATGAATGGTGATTCTTTTCTGCACTGCTCACATTGTGGCCAGTCTAATATTCACGAGCTCACACAGGTAACGAAGAGAACAAAACATTCACATGTTTGGCACTTTAGCTCTCCAGTACGTGGAGCATATTATTGCTTAAGACTGTATCTTTGTTGCTAAGTAATAATAAGTAGAAGTCAGCTTTAAAAATAACAATAAGTAAAGGGTTATTTGGATCTACGCCATTATAATTCTTCAACTTTGGAGATATGCCATTATAATTCACCTATTCTGAAACTTGCTATTACAATTCTTCTTTTACCTGATACTTGCCATTTTCTACGTCTTTCGGGTGTCTGGGCCCACTGTCAGGCCGTATACGTGTACACATCTTTCGTATGGACCAAAACACCCCCGGCTGCTTCTCTCCCTCcactcactgacatgtgggccccacacgtcagaTTCTCCTTCACACGCCGGCCACTCCTCCCTCAGGTCGACCGACGCCTCTctcactcacacacacaccgcccactcctccctctcccttcaaCCACATCGGCGCTCCTCCTCGCTCCCACACCATGGCGGTGCCCTTCCTCCCTCAAACCACGGCGGCACCCCTCCTCCCTTTCACTCCCACCAAGGCGGCGCGGCTTGACCACGGCAGTGAGCGCGGCCCGTCTCGCCCGGCAGCGCACGTGGGGGTGCAGATCCGACCGCCACCTCCTCCCCGACGGTGGAACCGGCCCCCTCCTCCCCGACGGTGGAACCGGCCACCACCTCTTcctcggcggcggatccggccccctcctcctccccgaCAGTGGAAccggccaccacctcctccacggTGGTCGATCCGGCCCGCTCCACCTCCCCGGCGGCGGAACCGGCCCCAACCTCGTCCCCGGCGGTGGATCCGGCCCCCACCTCATCCCCGGCGGTGGATCCAGCCCCCACCTCGTTCACAGCGGCGGATTCGGCCCCCACCTCGTCCACGACGGCGGATCTGGCCCCCACCTCATCTCCAGCGGTGGATCCGGCCCCCACCTCGTCCGCGGCGGTGGATCCGGCCCCCACCTCGTCCACGACGGTGGATCCGGCCCCCACCTCGTCCCCGGCGGTGGATCCGGCCCCCACCTCGTCCACGACGGCGGATTCGGCCCCCACCTCGTCCCCGGCGGTGGATCTAGCCCCCACCTCGTccacggcggcggatccggccccCACCTCGTCTCCGACGGCGGATCTGGCCCCCACCTCGTCTCCAACGGTGGATCCGGCCCCCACCTCGTCCACGGCGGCGGATTCGGCCCCCACCTCCTTCCCGACATCGGATCCGGCACCCTCCTCCCCGACGGCGAGCGGATCTGGTTGAGGAGGCGAGCGGCATGGATCCGGCGGCAGCAGATCCCAGCGGACGAGATCCGACGGCATGGATGGGCTTGCTGGAGGTTGAAGGAGAAtctgacgtgtggggcccacacgtcagtgagtGGAGGGAGAGAAGCAGCAAGGGGTGTTTTGGTCCATACGGAAGATGTGTACACGTATACGGCTTGACAGTGGGCCCAGACACCCGAAAGACGTAGAAAATGGCAAGAATCAGGTAGAAGAAGAATTGTAACGACAAGTTTTAGAATAGGTGAATTGTAATAGAATATCTCTAAAGTTGAAGAATTATAATGGCGTAGATCAAATAACCCATAAGTAAAAGTCTGTGTCTTCTTGAAAAGTACAATCGGTTCTCCACCCTCCGCACGTGATCCCCTGGTTTCCTTAGCGAAATCGGCCTCCTCCGCACTAGCTCCTTTTTAGAACCCGGCTTCAATCCATCGAGGAAACCAAAATCCCCTAGCTCACGTATCCGCATCCTATTCGGTTTCGATACGAAGACCCACGTGTCCGTGTTCAATACAAAGTTCTTCGAGCTAACGCATTCATATCTCCCGGCATATATATCTGGTTGTAATACAATTATGCAAAGCGTCGTGCCGTCACGGATCCCTTCAAAAGTGGGGGTGAATGTTTTCTTTTTCATGGGCTATTCTGAAATCAGATTAAATGGGTGAATgtccagcctgttcgcttgctcgtaaacgattgtaaattttcagccgggaacagtatttttctctcacacaaaaccagccaacagtaaataatccacgatcgtttacggcctcccgaacagccTGGTTATCTTTTTCCTGGGCTATTCTGAAATCTCTCATTCGTATCGTACCTGATGAAAGGGATGTAGCTTTTAAAACTCAATCTGCTTTGTACAAGCCAAAAAAGAAAAGGCGTCCAAGAAACGAGTCATATCTCGTTACAGCAAACTTCAATTTTTACATATCGACGCGAACAGGGATTTAAGATAGAACATCAACCAGACTCTCAATTTCAGAAATGTCGGATTCTTTCAATCTGCAATGTCTGATCTTGAAACTATGCATGCAATCTGCAATGTCTGAACTTGAAACTAGTCAGCAGTTccggactcctcggtgcttgatgATGCACTCTTCGTACTTCCGATCAACTCAAGCAGAAAGTAGATTATCTCGACTACGGCCATCCATATCCCGTCCAACTTTATCTGAAAGAAGATTACAATTTTTACGAGCGCAAGATCAGCAGGACTCTGTGCAGCCTTCATCGTTTCTcttctaagcccttgtttagttcgtgaaaagttttcccaaaaagtgctacagtacccatcatatcgaatcttacgatacgtgcatggagcattaaatgtagacgaaaaacaaaactaattgcacagtttggttgaaaattacgagacgaacgttttgaaactaattagtccatgattgaacactaattaccaaataaaaacgaaagtgctacagtagccaaatttccaacttttcgcgaactaaacaagggctacaGACATGCAAACAGAGACAGACCCTCGTTTAATCCTTTGATTGAAGGACAAATTAATCAGAAGCAGTAATAATAAGGGTATGAGAAATTAAGAATCCAATCTCGTTACACGAAATGTCTGAATTTCTTATCTCGAACTCGAGGCCATCCATCCAGACTATAAATTGAAGGCCAAAACCACGTGGTCATGCATCCAATCCAACACGCAAAGCGCCATAGCTTCGTCCTCCAATTCGCCATGGCTTCGCCCAAGCTCATCGCTCTGTTCTTCGCCttcgccatggcggcggcggcgctgcaacCCTCGGAAGCGGCGAGGCTCCAAGTCCAGCAAGCATTCAAGCCCGTGGTCGCAggccaagaagcagcagaaaaggTGGCCGACCAAGCATCCCCGCTTGTAACGATACTGGATGTATATTATAGGATCACGGAGAAACACAAGTAGCTAAGGATAAGGTAGTAATAGCTCGCCTGTTTTTCGATTACAACCAAATCAAGTCTCTCCTTAAGTATCATCACGTATTACAGCTGTAGAGAAACAGCCATTCACCCGATGCAACGGGGCTTGGTCAGGTGTTCCATTCTGAGCCGTCGTAATGTGTGCTGGGCTTCCAAGTCTTCCTAGCTCTTGGGCTCTTCTCGGGTGTCCGCAGCATGTACCGTGACATTCCCCCATCCTTGAAACACGGCTTGTCCCCAAGCCGTTGTGGAAGTTAGCTTCCGTGGAACTTGATCTACATTGACCCAGGTGGATATTTCAACTAGTAATTCAGCTCACTTGAGTAGAACCTGAGTAACTGCTCTGTTTCATTTGCATGGAAGGTGGTATGCCACTATCTCCAGAATCTGCACATCAGAGACAGTTGATGGTAACGAGGACCCAATATGAATTGTATCTTCTGCTATCGTCAGTAGTGCAATATGAGTGTATAGCAGTAGCGTCAGGTATGCAATTCGATCAGCTCTCACTGCTTCTTCAGCAAGGTCAATACAGACTGCTTGGATAGTGGATTGGCCAATAATTGACTAATTAATGTTACGAAGAGAAGCTGTCACCCATAATTCACTCAGCATGTAGGTTATAAGGGTTCTCAGGTACACAACCAGATCATGCTGACGGAATTGGAAAGAAACCCAAAGTCTGACTTGTCGCTCGTCTGAATCTTCAGTGCTATTCTCGTTCACCTCGAGTAATTTGAGCTCTTGCTCCTGCCAGCATATCCTCTGTATTTGCACCCTTGTAACAATTTCAGCATACTTGATGTCATGTGGCGTCCAATATGTATCAACAGAATCACTGAACTCTATAAAAATCCCAAGCTGATGCAACACTTGAAGCACCATGAGTGATTGGTCGACTTTCTTTGATGAGGTGCAAGCAAAAATCAGAAGCAATGCCCAAACAGAACAAGTATCCTTGCTGCTTGCAACAGAAATTAAGTCCACAATTTTCTTGCAAGGTAGCAGCCACACAAGCATAAATTGCACTCCTGTTGGACTGTACAACTGATATGCACTCATATTATTCCAGAGTAGCCATAGATTAACCTGTGCTATTAACCATCCACTTTTAATACCTCCACACGCCATCTTAGTTACAAGCACCATACAACCAATAGCATATGTCACCAAATTGCAGTGCCCATGAGTTAAGTTGCCCTCACTCAAATCAAGTTGTGCATAGTTCCCCTCTTGCTGAAAAGCGTAAATGCTAACCAAGTGCATGCAGAATCTTTGAATGTATGGTGGCCAAGGTTCAAATTCCCATGAGACTCCAGAGAGCAATTTGTAAAGCACAGGATGGGTAGAACTTGTGACTAGCATAAGAGCAGCAAGAGCACTAGGCTTGTGCAGTCTAGAAATAGCTCTGTACTTTTCTTGGGATGGAGATAGATCAGGGAAACTTATCTGGTACTTCATCTAAAAGTACGTGAGTA harbors:
- the LOC136515925 gene encoding uncharacterized protein — translated: MPSDLVRWDLLPPDPCRSPPQPDPLAVGEEGAGSDVGKEVGAESAAVDEVGAGSTVGDEVGARSAVGDEVGAGSAAVDEVGARSTAGDEVGAESAVVDEVGAGSTAGDEVGAGSTVVDEVGAGSTAADEVGAGSTAGDEVGARSAVVDEVGAESAAVNEVGAGSTAGDEVGAGSTAGDEVGAGSAAGEVERAGSTTVEEVVAGSTVGEEEGAGSAAEEEVVAGSTVGEEGAGSTVGEEVAVGSAPPRALPGETGRAHCRGQAAPPWWE